Within Schumannella luteola, the genomic segment GATTCGCCGTTCGGCCGCGCCGGCCGGCGCACTCCCGCTCACAGGCGGATCGCGTCGATCGGCTTGACCCGCACCGCGACGAGCGCGGGCACGAGTCCGGCGAGCGCGCCGACCACCGTGGCCGACACCAGTCCGATGATCGCGGCCGAGATCGGGAACGGCGGCACGTCCTGCACGTCGGAGCTGATGAAGCCCGCGACCCACGGGTTCTTCAGCAGCGCGACGGCGAGCGCGACCCCGATGAGGCCGGCGACCATGGTCGCCACGACACTCTCCATCATCACCCCGAAGAACACCCGTCCGGCGGTCGCGCCGAAGCTGCGGCGGATGCCGATCTCTCGCACGCGGTACTTCACCGTGACGAGGGAGATGTTGACGAGCCCGAGCGCGCCGAGCAGCAGGACGAGTCCGGCGATGCCGCCGACGACGAGCTTCACGACGAGGAAGGGGTCCTCGCCGCCGAGCTGCGCGGCGTAGTCGTTGCGCGACGGGTTGACCTGCCAGCCCTCGCCGAGCGCGGACGACATGGTCGCGGCGATGCGCGTCTGCAGTTCGTCGGCGACCGACGGCGGCACCCAGGCCTCGTAGCTCGGCGTCACGATCCATCCCTCGTTGCCCTGCTCGGGGTGAGTGAGGCCGACGCGCGCGTAGTCGTCGTAGAGCATGGTCATCGACAGGCAGTTGCCCTGACAGGTCTCGCCCGTGACGCCGACCACGACCGCCGTCGTCGGCGAGAGCCCGTCGAGCGGGAAGTTCGGATGCGTGCGCAGGTCGGGCTGCCCGAGCACGGTCCAGAGGTCGCGGCTGATGACGACAGCCGGGGCGAAGCGCTCGGAGTCGGCCTCGGTGAACCACCGTCCTTCGCGCACCGACAGCCGGTGCATGGTGACGTAGTCGGGGTCGATGCCCATCAGGTTGATGTCGACGGCGCCGGTCGGCAGCGAGACGGGCACGTAGTCGGAGATCACCCGGCTCGTCCACTCGATGTCGTAGCGCTGCGCGGCGGCATCGAAGGCCGAGGTCACGAGCGCGGGATCGGGCTTCTTCATCCCCGTCGTGTCGGTCGGCTGGAACGACAGCAGCGCAGGGCGGCCGCTGTAGCGCTCCTGCTGCTCGCGCTGTGACTGCTCGGCGACGGCGCCGAGGGCGGTGACGGCGGTGAGCGCGGCGACCGCGACGGCGACGCCGATCAGGCTGAGCATCACGCGCAGACGGCTGACGCGCAGCTCGCCCCAGGCCTCGACGAGTGCGGCGGCGATGGCGGTGAGGAAGCGCATCAGAGGGTCTCCGCCGTGGTCGGGTTCGGGATCGGCGCCGCCGGCGTCGCAGCTGTGGGCGCGGCGCCCAGTGGCGCGGCTGCGGGGCGCGCGGCGACCGGAGCCGCGGCGCCCGCGAGCACCGGCTCCCGCGGCTCCGCGGTCGAGGGCGTCAGCACGCCCTGGTCGAGGCGGTAGTGACGACGGGCGAGTGAGGCGACGTTGCGATCGTGGGTGATCGTGATCAGCGCGGCCCCCGAGTCCTCGGCGACCTGGTCGAGCAGCGCCATGACGCGCTCGCCGGTCTCGACGTCGAGGGCGCCGGTCGGCTCGTCGGCGAGGATCAGCCGCGGTCCGCGCACCAGGGCGCGGGCGATCGCGACGCGCTGCTGCTCGCCGCCCGACAGCTGCGTCGGCAGCGCGTCCAGCCGCGAGCCGAGTCCGACGCGGTCGAGCATGTCGGCTGCGAGCCGACGTCGGCGCCAGAACTGCTGCGGCGGCGCGTAGAGCAGCGGGGTCATCACGTTCTCGATCGCCGTGCGGCCGGCCAGCAGGTTGAACTGCTGGAAGATGAATCCGACATCCCGGCCGCGGCGGCGGTCGCGCTGGCCGGAGCGCATCCGCTCGAGCGGGATCTCGTCGAACACGAGGCGGCCCGAGCTCGGCTCGTCGAGCAGGCCGAGCAGGTTGAGCAGCGTCGACTTGCCGCTTCCTGAGCGGCCGACGATGCTGACGTGGTCGCCCACCTCGACCTCGAGGTCGATGCCGCGCAGGATGTGCAGCGGCTCGGCATCCGGCAGCTCGACCATGCGGGTCACCTGCTCCAGTCGCAGAAGAGCCACGGCTCAGCCCTGCACGGCGCCGTCGACGGCGACCTTGGCCGGGGCGCCCGGCACGAACTGCAGGATCTCGTCGCCCTCGGCGAGGCCCTCGGTGATCTCGACGTCCTTGCCGTCGCTGAGGCCGAGCTTCACGTCCTTCTTCACGGGCTTGCCGCCCTTGGCGTCGGGCACGTAGACGACGCCGGTGCCCGCCGAGCCCTGCACGGCCGTCGCCGGCACGGTCAGCACGTCGGTCGCGACCCCGCCAGCGATCGACATCTTCGCGGCGAGCCCGGTGAAGACGGTCACCTCGGCCGGGACGGCGCAGCGCACCGTGGTGGTGGGCGTCGCGGACGCCGCCCCGTCTCCATCACCCGGCGCGCTCGCCGCGGCGCCGGCCCCGTTGAGCGGCGTCGTGATCGACAGCCCGGTGCAGGTGAAGGGAGCGGGACCGCCCGTGATCGTCACGGTCGCCTCGGTGGGCCGGTTCAGCAGGCGGTACTGGTCGGCGGCGGCGAGGCTGCCGGTGACCGAGAAGGTGGGCGGCGCGACCTGCCCGATGGCGTCGCCGACGGCGACCTGCTGGCCGACGATGATCGGCAGCGCGGACAGCACGCCGCCGGAGCCGGCCTTGACCGTGACCGTCTTCACGATCGGCTGACCCTCGGGCGAGATGGTCTCCGAGCGGATGACGGCCACCGGGGTGTCGGCCGCCACCGGGGCGCCCAGCGCCGCCGTGATCTTCGTCACCTCGCCGGCCAGCGTCGCCTTGACCGGGGCGGCCGGATCGGCGGAGACCGTCGCATCCAGCTTCACCTCGTTCGTGATCGTGCCCTTCGTGACCGACACGGTGGGGTCGACGATCTGGCCCGTCGGACGCGCGGAGTCCTTGCCGTCGTCGGAGAGTCCGTCGATGAAGGCGAGCTTGACGAGTGCGACCGCGATCGCGGCGATGACGACGAGACGGAGGATCGGGAAGACCCATTTCCGTGCGATGCCCATGGGGACCTCCGGGTGTGACGAATGCTCTGTTCACCCTAGGTGCGCGCTGTGCGCAGAAGATCATCCAGGAGGACGAGATGACGCGCGTGTCGCTCCGCCCTGAGAGCGAGAAATGCGCAGCGGCGGGATCGAGCACCGACTGGCGCTGCCGCGCGGAGATGCGAACGCGGGCCCGCCCCGGAGGACGGACCCGCGTTCGATGCGCGGCAGGCCGGGCGGTCGGCGCTCAGGCCTCGATGACGACCGGCACGATCATCGGCCGGCGACGGTGCTGGGTGTTGACCCAGCGGCCGACCGTGCGGCGCACGACCTGCGCGAAGCCGTGCTGGTCGCGGGTGCCGTTCTGGGCGGCCTCGCTCAGCGCGGCCACGATCTTCGGCTTGACGTCGTCGAACACGGCCTCGTCCTCGGCGAAGCCGCGCGACTGGATCTCCGGCCCGACGATGACGCGACCGGTCTGCTTGTCGACCGCGACGAAGATCGAGATGAAGCCCTCCTCGGCGAGGATGCGGCGGTCCTTGAGGTCAGCGTCGGTGATCTCGCCGACGGTCGAGCCGTCGACGTAGACGTAGCCGAGATCGAGCTGGCCGACGATGTTCGCCAGGCCGTCCTTGAGGTCGAGCACGATGCCGTTCTCGCCGACGAAGGTGTTCAGCTCGGGCACGCCGGTCTCGACCGCGAGCGCGGCCGACGCCGTCAGGTGGCGGGCCTCGCCGTGCACCGGCAGCACGTTGCGCGGCTGCAGGATGTTGTAGCAGTAGAGCAGCTCACCCGCGGCGGCGTGACCCGAGACGTGCACCTTGGCGTTGCCCTTGTGCACGACCTTCGCGCCGAGCTTCGTGAGCCCGTTGATCACGCGGTAGACGGCGTTCTCGTTGCCGGGGATCAGACTCGAGGCCAGGATCACCGTGTCGCCCTCGCCGACCTCGATCTGGTGGTCGAGGTTCGCCATGCGCGCGAGCACGGCCATCGGCTCGCCCTGCGAACCCGTGCTCATGTAGACGACCTGGTCGTCGGGCAGCTTCATCGCCTTCTTGGCGTCGATGAGCACGCCATCCGGCACGCGCAGGTAGCCGAGGTCCGAGGCGATCCCCATGTTGCGGATCATCGAGCGGCCGATCAGCGCGACCTTGCGGCCGTTGTTCACCGCCGCATCCAGAACCTGCTGCACGCGGTGCACGTGGCTCGAGAAGCTCGCGACGATCACGCGGCGCCTGGCCTTCGCGATGACGTTCTCGAGCACCGGGCCGATGTCGCGCTCGAGCGGCGTGAAGCCGGGCACGTCGGCGTTCGTCGAGTCGGGCAGGAAGAGGTCGACGCCCTCCTCGCCGAGCCGCGCGAAGGCGCGCAGATCGGTGATGCGCTCGTCGAGCGGCAGCTGATCCATCTTGAAGTCGCCCGTGTGCAGCACGAGGCCGGCGGGGGTGCGGATCGCGACCGCGAGCGCGTCGGGGATCGAGTGGTTGACGGCGACGAACTCGGTCTCGAAGGGCCCGAGCTTCTCGATCTGGCCCTCGTGCACGATGTGCGTGTAGGGCTTGATGCGGTGCTCTTTGAGCTTCGCCTCGACGAGCGCGAGAGTCAGGTTCGAGCCGATCAGGGGGATGTCGGCGCGCAGACGCAGCAGGTACGGCACCGCGCCGATGTGGTCTTCGTGGCCGTGCGTCAGCACGACCGCGACGATGTCGTCGAGGCGGTCACGGATCGGCGCGAAGTCGGGCAGGATCAGGTCGACCCCGGGCTGGTGCTCTTCGGGGAAGAGCACGCCGCAGTCGACGATGAGGATCTTGCCGTCGAACTCGTAGGCCGTCATGTTGCGGCCGATCTCGCCGAGACCGCCGATCGGGATGACGCGCAGGGTGCCCGGTTCGAGCGGAGCGGGCTGATAGATGTCGATGGCGGGCATTCTGTCCTTGTGGTCGTGGCCGGGGCGCCCGGCCGGTGTTCTAGCGCGTCGTGCCGGCGACCTTGGGCAGCGCGCCGCCGGCGGCGGCGTTGCGGTCGGGCCGGAAGTTCTTGAAGTCGACGCCGTCGATGGCGCCGACGAGGGCGAGCTCGTCCTCGATCTGAGCGGCCTCCCACTCCTCCGGCCCGACCAGCGGCAGGCGCACGCGGGGGCTGGAGATGCGGCCGAGGCCGTGCAGCACGTACTTCGCCGCGACGGTGCCGGGCACGTGGGTCATGATCGCGCGCACGAGCGGCTCGAGAGCCTGGTGCGCGGCGGTCGCGGTGGCGAGGTCGCTCGCGTTCACCGCGTCGATGATCGTGCGGTACGGCGCCGAGGCCACGTTCGCGGTGACGCCGATGAGGCCGGTCGCGCCGATCGACAGGTGCGGCAGCACGTTGGCGTCGTCGCCCGAGAAGTAGAGCAGGTCGGTCTGGTTCAGCACGCGGCTGACCTGGCTGAAGTCGCCCTTCGCATCCTTGATCGCCCGCACGTTGGGGTGCTTGGCGATGCGCAGGATTGTCTCGTAGGCGATCGGCACGCCGGTGCGGCCGGGGATGTCGTAGAGGATGACCGGCAGGTCGGTCGAGTCGGCGACCATGCGGAAATGCGTGAGGATGCCGGCCTGGGTCGGCTTGTTGTAGTACGGCGTGACGATCATGATGCCGTCGGCGCCGGCCTTCTCGCTGGCCTTGTAGAGCTCGATCGCGTGGGCCGTCTCGTTCGAGCCGCCGCCGGTGATGATCTTGGCGCGGCCGGCGCTGACGCTCTTCGCGACCTCGACGAGCTTCAGCTTCTCGGGGTCGGTGAGCGTGCTGGTCTCGCCGGTCGTGCCGGTGACGACGATGCCGTCGGCGCCGTCCTGGATGCAGCGGTCGATGTGCTTCTCGACGTCGTTCCAGTCCACTTCGCCGTCGGCGGTGAACGGGGTCACCAGCGCGACGAGGACCTGACCGAACGGGTTCTCAGAAGTCGACACGCCTCACAGGCTAGCGGAGCGCGGGGGTCGCGTTCTCGCGGTGACGATCTCAAGGAGTTGCTGTCACTAGTGTGGCTGCTGTTGCTCACCAGCATCATGAGTCACAGCGACTCCTTGAGATGGTTCCGACGTCGTGAAGCGGAAGCGAGCTTCGGCATCCCGGCGTCAGATGCGGTGATCTCCGCGGGCGAGTGCAGCTCGGAGTGCGGCCTCGACCGAAGGCCAGTCATGCATGACCTGCCGGTAGGTGAAGCGCAGGATGCGATAGCCCGCCGCGATGAGTCGAGCGTCTCGATCGGCGTCGCGCTCCCGATCGTGGAACTCGCGGCTGTCGATCTCGACGACGAGCCGATCGCCGAGCACGGCATCCACTCGATCGGGACCGATCCAGACCTGCTGACGGATGCGGATCCCGAGCCGCGACGCCCTGCGGACGAAGAGCGTCTCGGTGCCGCTGCCGGCCAGCGGCGTCGCTGTCGAGAGCAGAGCTCGAAGATGGTCAGGCAGCTGTCGGGTGACCGCACTCAGCTCGTGCTGACGCAGCACCCTGTTCGCGAGGGCCGACTCGACGACGACCAGCGCGACCTCCGGCGTCTGACACCGCGCGATGTCGACGAGCATCTGGACTCGCCCCGCCAGGAGGCGGCTTCCGGTTCCCTGCCGCAATGTGGCGTCAGCGGACCAGTGGACGACCGCCTCACCCGATGCGAGGCGTCGCATGGCGTCGTGCGGAGATCGAAGCTGCGCCGCGCTGTTCGAGACTCCGACGTGCACGACGGACGGCGCCTCGGGAATCCAGAGCCGCCGGTGCGCGGCCGCCGAAAGGCAGGTCAGGCGGCCACCGACGCGCGCGGCCGCCATCAGCGGTCCCGGCATGGCCGGATCGGCGTACCAGCCTTTTCGCACATGGGTCAGGCCGCGATCGAGCACGAGCTGACGGATGCGCACGCGAGTCACTCCGAGTCCCAGCAGCTCCGCCGTGGAGATCAGGCCGCCTCGCTGTGCGATCTCACGCCGGATCCGGTCCACCCATCGAGGCTGGCGCGCTTTCCCTCGTCACGGGGCGTCGATCGAGCCGACGGAGAAAACCCGACTCGCACGGCAGGTGTGGAGGAGAGCGGCTCGGCGGGGCGCGGACAGACCATCTCAAGGAGTTGCTGTGACTGGTGAGGCGCGTGGTGCTCAGCAGTCTCTCGAGTTGCAGCAACTCCTTGAGATGGTTCGGGCCGGGCGGCTCGGTCAGCCGATGGATCGGGATCTGCGGCGGACCGCGGGCGGGTCGGTCAGGGGGCGACGCGGCCGTTCGCCTGGAAGGCGGCGTGGGTGAGCGGCATGAGCGGCTTCCACAGCTCCTCCATCTGCTCGGCCGCCATCTCGATCTCGCGCTGCGGGAACGAGGGGAAGTGCGAGTCCTCGTGCTTGGTGCGCAGCGAGAGGAAGTTCATGAGCGAGCGCGCGTTGACGGTCACGTACATCGACGAGTAGATCGAGACCGGCAGCACGGCGCGGGCGACCTCGCGGGCGACCCCGGCGTCGAGCATGCGCAGGTAGCTCTCGTAGGCCTCCGTGGCGACGCGACGGCTCTCGGCGACGACCAGCTCGTGCTGCTCGGCCGTGCCCTCCTCGAAGACGTAGGCGCCGGGCTTGCCGACCTGCACGAGCCGACGCTCGGGGCCGGGCACGTAGAAGACGGGGCGCAGCTGGCGGTAGCGGCCCGACTCCTCGTTGTACGAGGCGATGCGGTGGCGCATGAACTCGCGGAACACGAAGATCGGCGCCTGCACGTAGAAGGTGAGCGAGTTGTGCTCGAAGGGCGAGCCGTGGCGGTCGCGCATGAGGTAGTTGATGAGGCCGCGA encodes:
- a CDS encoding endonuclease domain-containing protein — its product is MDRIRREIAQRGGLISTAELLGLGVTRVRIRQLVLDRGLTHVRKGWYADPAMPGPLMAAARVGGRLTCLSAAAHRRLWIPEAPSVVHVGVSNSAAQLRSPHDAMRRLASGEAVVHWSADATLRQGTGSRLLAGRVQMLVDIARCQTPEVALVVVESALANRVLRQHELSAVTRQLPDHLRALLSTATPLAGSGTETLFVRRASRLGIRIRQQVWIGPDRVDAVLGDRLVVEIDSREFHDRERDADRDARLIAAGYRILRFTYRQVMHDWPSVEAALRAALARGDHRI
- a CDS encoding ABC transporter ATP-binding protein, whose protein sequence is MALLRLEQVTRMVELPDAEPLHILRGIDLEVEVGDHVSIVGRSGSGKSTLLNLLGLLDEPSSGRLVFDEIPLERMRSGQRDRRRGRDVGFIFQQFNLLAGRTAIENVMTPLLYAPPQQFWRRRRLAADMLDRVGLGSRLDALPTQLSGGEQQRVAIARALVRGPRLILADEPTGALDVETGERVMALLDQVAEDSGAALITITHDRNVASLARRHYRLDQGVLTPSTAEPREPVLAGAAAPVAARPAAAPLGAAPTAATPAAPIPNPTTAETL
- a CDS encoding ABC transporter permease, which translates into the protein MRFLTAIAAALVEAWGELRVSRLRVMLSLIGVAVAVAALTAVTALGAVAEQSQREQQERYSGRPALLSFQPTDTTGMKKPDPALVTSAFDAAAQRYDIEWTSRVISDYVPVSLPTGAVDINLMGIDPDYVTMHRLSVREGRWFTEADSERFAPAVVISRDLWTVLGQPDLRTHPNFPLDGLSPTTAVVVGVTGETCQGNCLSMTMLYDDYARVGLTHPEQGNEGWIVTPSYEAWVPPSVADELQTRIAATMSSALGEGWQVNPSRNDYAAQLGGEDPFLVVKLVVGGIAGLVLLLGALGLVNISLVTVKYRVREIGIRRSFGATAGRVFFGVMMESVVATMVAGLIGVALAVALLKNPWVAGFISSDVQDVPPFPISAAIIGLVSATVVGALAGLVPALVAVRVKPIDAIRL
- the thyX gene encoding FAD-dependent thymidylate synthase, which produces MFRSDVKVELVRSSASDSDVLFAARVSTQGEKTLDAAAAGTEATDRDRGLINYLMRDRHGSPFEHNSLTFYVQAPIFVFREFMRHRIASYNEESGRYRQLRPVFYVPGPERRLVQVGKPGAYVFEEGTAEQHELVVAESRRVATEAYESYLRMLDAGVAREVARAVLPVSIYSSMYVTVNARSLMNFLSLRTKHEDSHFPSFPQREIEMAAEQMEELWKPLMPLTHAAFQANGRVAP
- the dapA gene encoding 4-hydroxy-tetrahydrodipicolinate synthase, producing MSTSENPFGQVLVALVTPFTADGEVDWNDVEKHIDRCIQDGADGIVVTGTTGETSTLTDPEKLKLVEVAKSVSAGRAKIITGGGSNETAHAIELYKASEKAGADGIMIVTPYYNKPTQAGILTHFRMVADSTDLPVILYDIPGRTGVPIAYETILRIAKHPNVRAIKDAKGDFSQVSRVLNQTDLLYFSGDDANVLPHLSIGATGLIGVTANVASAPYRTIIDAVNASDLATATAAHQALEPLVRAIMTHVPGTVAAKYVLHGLGRISSPRVRLPLVGPEEWEAAQIEDELALVGAIDGVDFKNFRPDRNAAAGGALPKVAGTTR
- a CDS encoding ribonuclease J produces the protein MPAIDIYQPAPLEPGTLRVIPIGGLGEIGRNMTAYEFDGKILIVDCGVLFPEEHQPGVDLILPDFAPIRDRLDDIVAVVLTHGHEDHIGAVPYLLRLRADIPLIGSNLTLALVEAKLKEHRIKPYTHIVHEGQIEKLGPFETEFVAVNHSIPDALAVAIRTPAGLVLHTGDFKMDQLPLDERITDLRAFARLGEEGVDLFLPDSTNADVPGFTPLERDIGPVLENVIAKARRRVIVASFSSHVHRVQQVLDAAVNNGRKVALIGRSMIRNMGIASDLGYLRVPDGVLIDAKKAMKLPDDQVVYMSTGSQGEPMAVLARMANLDHQIEVGEGDTVILASSLIPGNENAVYRVINGLTKLGAKVVHKGNAKVHVSGHAAAGELLYCYNILQPRNVLPVHGEARHLTASAALAVETGVPELNTFVGENGIVLDLKDGLANIVGQLDLGYVYVDGSTVGEITDADLKDRRILAEEGFISIFVAVDKQTGRVIVGPEIQSRGFAEDEAVFDDVKPKIVAALSEAAQNGTRDQHGFAQVVRRTVGRWVNTQHRRRPMIVPVVIEA